CCGAAGATCACCAGCGCCGTGGTCGAGCCGAGCCAGCCGAACCCGGAGGCCGGCTCCAGGTGGCCGGTGTGCACGGCGATCGCCGCCAGCAGCAGCGGCACGAAGACGCGCAGGCCGGCCGCGGCGGCGAGGCCCAGGCCCAGCGTGATGCCGATCGCCGTGTCCATGGTGTGCTCCTCGCCGGGATCAGGGACGGTCGCTCGGCTCCTGCGGCTCGCGGGACTTCTGAGACTCATGGGGCTCCTGGGGCGCGAACAGCCGGTGCAGCGTCGCCAGGTGCTGCAGGCGCTCCTGCTCGCTCTCGGCGCTCTTGAGCGACTCCATCGAGCGGCCCAGGACCTTCTTGATGAACTGCTGCAGGCTGGCGTCGACGGCCGCGGCCACCTCGTCGGACTGCTTGCGGCGCACGTAGCCGACCTGCTTCTCCTTGAGGTCCTCGAGGTAGGCGCGGAACTCGGCCACGCTGGGGCGCAGGTCCATCTCGCCAACCCAGGCGCGGAACTCCGCCAGCTCCTCCTCGATGATGCGCTCGGCCGCGGGCAGCTGCTTGCGGCGCGCGGCGAGGTTGGCCTGGACGATCTCGTCGAGGTCGTCCAGACCGAAGACGTAGGTCTCTTCCACCCGCGCGACGTCGGGATGGACGTCGCGCGGGACGGCGATGTCCAGGACGTAGAGCGGCCGCCCGCGGCGGCGGCGCATGGCGGTGCGCACCATCTCCGGCAGGATCACGGGCTCCAGGCTGCCGGTGGTTGAGAGCACGACGTCCACGTCGGCCAGTGCGGTGGGCAGGTCCTCCCAGGGACGCGCGCGCACGAGTTCGCCCTTGCCGCCGTTGAGGTCGTCCGCGAGGGATCGCGCGCGCTCGGGGCTGCGGTTCACCACGATCAGGCCGCCGATGCCCTGCTGCAGGAAGTGGCGGGCCGCCAGGGCGCCGGTCTCGCCGGCGCCGACCAGCAGGGCGCGGTGCCGCGGCAGGTCGGCGAAGAACTTGCGGGCCAGCTCGACGGCGGCGAAGGCGACGCTGACCGCCCCCTCGCCGATCTTCGTCTCGGTGCGGACGCGCTTGCCGGCGCGGAACGCGCCCTGGAAGGCGCGCATGAGCACCGGGCCGAGCTCGTGGTGCTCCTTGGCCAGCCGGTAGGCGTCCTTGAGCTGGCCGGAGATCTGGGGCTCGCCCAGCATCATGCTCTCCAGGCCGGCCGACACCCGGTAGAGACGGCGCACGGCCTCCCCGTCGGTCAGGCGCACGGCGTGCTCGCCGGTGAACAGCGAGGGGTCGAGCCCGGCGCCGGCCAGGCTGCGGGTCATGCACTCGAAGGGGGCGAATCCGGGCAGGGCCTCGACGTAGATCTCGGTGCGGTTGCAGGTGCTGACCGGCACGGCCGAGACGAACCCCGGCTCCAACGATAGGGCCGCCAGCAGCCCGCCCACGCGCTCGGGGTCGATGTGCGCGCGCTCGCGCACCTCGGTCGGCGCGAGCCGGTGGTCGATCCCCCACAGGTGCAGGCCGGCGTGCCCCGCCATCACACGCCCCCGCGCAGGCTGAAGTTGTGGAAGCTGGGGATGAAGTGGTGGATGGCGCCCATCGCCAGGACCA
This region of bacterium genomic DNA includes:
- a CDS encoding DUF4126 family protein — its product is MDTAIGITLGLGLAAAAGLRVFVPLLLAAIAVHTGHLEPASGFGWLGSTTALVIFG
- the hemA gene encoding glutamyl-tRNA reductase, with amino-acid sequence MAGHAGLHLWGIDHRLAPTEVRERAHIDPERVGGLLAALSLEPGFVSAVPVSTCNRTEIYVEALPGFAPFECMTRSLAGAGLDPSLFTGEHAVRLTDGEAVRRLYRVSAGLESMMLGEPQISGQLKDAYRLAKEHHELGPVLMRAFQGAFRAGKRVRTETKIGEGAVSVAFAAVELARKFFADLPRHRALLVGAGETGALAARHFLQQGIGGLIVVNRSPERARSLADDLNGGKGELVRARPWEDLPTALADVDVVLSTTGSLEPVILPEMVRTAMRRRRGRPLYVLDIAVPRDVHPDVARVEETYVFGLDDLDEIVQANLAARRKQLPAAERIIEEELAEFRAWVGEMDLRPSVAEFRAYLEDLKEKQVGYVRRKQSDEVAAAVDASLQQFIKKVLGRSMESLKSAESEQERLQHLATLHRLFAPQEPHESQKSREPQEPSDRP